One Littorina saxatilis isolate snail1 linkage group LG1, US_GU_Lsax_2.0, whole genome shotgun sequence genomic window carries:
- the LOC138965501 gene encoding ribosome biogenesis protein bop1-like isoform X2, whose translation MRDYGGLKATEQAAKMNTLKRPHAASDTSEEEELPDDYTSNSDENMEDTDSEDEDATDSSDDDESEEDGDSGKEVNDNDPDGDTGIDSISEVDEEELNSAVNQDSSVASKAVNEYAEDSSDEEDIKNTVGNIPLEWYKEYDHLGYDVRGNKIIKPQQGDGIDEFLNKMEDPDYWRTVTDKWTGEKTVLSKEDVELIKKLQKGGNPSASEEMYPEWIDFFSGEEMMHPVTNRPMDKRSFIPSKWERLKVGKMVHAIKMGWMKPRQQKTPEEEEEDKRKRYDLWSDEAEDGILRRYRQHIPAPKLPLPGHVESYNPPPEYLLTKEEEEKWTEQEPEERRINFLPQKYSCMRLVPAYSKFINERFERCLDLYLCARQRKMKMNVNPEDLIPKLPKPKDLQPFPTTQALVYKGHEDMVRCICPDPSGQWLVSGSDDGTVRFWEVATARCLKTVEVSSRVTCVAWNPNEKHCLVAVSVGTTVMIINPGLGDKKMVSDTDAMLLSYQNEAGSSSEKELPVDWVQSDLNVKDYKTGVRLRIEHPKEVAQVTWHDFGDFFATVMHEGQRQAVLVHRLTTRHSQSPFSKSKGWVQCVKFHQRRTGGGKTMTMLYVATQRFVRQNSVIICCVFPRLKGLCGRTV comes from the exons ATGAGGGACTACGGTGGTTTGAAAG CAACTGAGCAAGCAGCAAAGATGAACACATTGAAGAGGCCTCACGCAGCTTCTGACACTTCAGAGGAAGAGGAACTACCT GATGACTACACATCAAACAGTGATGAAAACATGGAGGACACTGACAGTGAGGATGAGGACGCCACTGACAgcagtgatgatgatgagagtGAAGAGGATGGTGACAGTGGCAAAGAAGTCAATGATAATGATCCAGACGGTGATACTGGCATAGACTCTATATCAGAGGTAGATGAGGAGGAACTAAATTCAGCAGTGAATCAG gATTCCTCTGTTGCGTCCAAAGCTGTAAATGAATATGCAGAAGACTCCTCAGATGAAGAG GACATCAAGAACACAGTGGGGAACATTCCGTTGGAGTGGTACAAGGAGTATGACCACCTTGGGTATGACGTTCGGGGAAACAAAATCATTAAGCCACAGCAAGGAGATGGAATCGATGAATTTCTCAACAAAATGGAGGACCCGGACTACTG GCGTACTGTGACAGACAAGTGGACAGGGGAGAAAACTGTGCTGAGCAAAGAGGATGTTGAGCTGATCAAAAAGTTGCAGAAGGGAGGAAACCCATCAGCTTCAGAAGAAATGTATCCT gaATGGATTGACTTCTTCTCTGGGGAAGAGATGATGCACCCCGTCACCAACCGACCGATGGACAAACGTTCTTTTATCCCTTCAAAATGGGAAAGGCTGAAG GTGGGTAAGATGGTTCACGCCATCAAGATGGGCTGGATGAAACCTCGTCAACAGAAGACAccagaagaggaggaagaagacaaACGGAAACGTTACGACTTGTGGTCTGACGAGGCTGAAGACGGTATTCTGAGACGATACCGCCAACACATTCCAGCTCCAAAGCTACCACTGCCCGGCCATGTGGAGTCTTACAATCCGCCACCAGAATATCTATTGACTAAGGAAGAA GAAGAGAAGTGGACAGAACAGGAACCAGAAGAGAGGCGGATCAACTTCTTACCTCAGAAATATTCCTGCATGCGACTGGTACCTGCGTATTCAAAATTTATCAACGAGCGCTTTGAGCGTTGCCTGGATCTGTACTTGTGTGCACGCCAGCGGAAGATGAAG atGAATGTCAATCCTGAAGATTTGATACCCAAGCTGCCCAAACCCAAAGATCTGCAGCCTTTCCCAACCACACAAGCTTTG GTGTATAAAGGTCACGAAGACATGGTTCGTTGCATCTGTCCAGATCCAAGCGGCCAGTGGTTGGTGTCAG GGTCTGATGACGGCACGGTCAGATTCTGGGAAGTTGCGACAGCTCGCTGTCTGAAAACTGTGGAGGTCAGCAGTCGTGTGACATGTGTGGCTTGGAACCCCAACGAAAAACACTGCCTGGTAGCCGtcagtgt tggtACGACTGTCATGATTATCAACCCAGGGCTGGGAGATAAGAAGATGGTGTCAGACACTGATGCCATGCTGCTGTCCTACCAAAATGAGGCTGGATCATCCTCTG AGAAGGAGCTTCCAGTTGACTGGGTCCAGTCTGACCTGAACGTCAAGGACTACAAGACAGGAGTTCGTCTTAGGATAGAGCATCCGAAG GAAGTGGCACAGGTGACATGGCATGACTTCGGAGACTTTTTTGCCACGGTCATGCATGAGGGACAAAGACAGGCTGTACTAGTTCACAGGCTGACCACCAGACATTCCCAG AGCCCTTTCTCAAAGTCGAAGGGATGGGTACAGTGTGTGAAGTTCCATCAAAGGCGAACCGGTGGCGGCAAGACAATGACCATGCTCTATGTTGCG ACTCAAAGGTTTGTGCGGCAGAACAGTGTGATAATTTGTTGTGTCTTCCCCAGACTCAAAGGTTTGTGCGGCAGAACAGTGTGA
- the LOC138965501 gene encoding ribosome biogenesis protein bop1-like isoform X1, translating into MRDYGGLKATEQAAKMNTLKRPHAASDTSEEEELPDDYTSNSDENMEDTDSEDEDATDSSDDDESEEDGDSGKEVNDNDPDGDTGIDSISEVDEEELNSAVNQDSSVASKAVNEYAEDSSDEEDIKNTVGNIPLEWYKEYDHLGYDVRGNKIIKPQQGDGIDEFLNKMEDPDYWRTVTDKWTGEKTVLSKEDVELIKKLQKGGNPSASEEMYPEWIDFFSGEEMMHPVTNRPMDKRSFIPSKWERLKVGKMVHAIKMGWMKPRQQKTPEEEEEDKRKRYDLWSDEAEDGILRRYRQHIPAPKLPLPGHVESYNPPPEYLLTKEEEEKWTEQEPEERRINFLPQKYSCMRLVPAYSKFINERFERCLDLYLCARQRKMKMNVNPEDLIPKLPKPKDLQPFPTTQALVYKGHEDMVRCICPDPSGQWLVSGSDDGTVRFWEVATARCLKTVEVSSRVTCVAWNPNEKHCLVAVSVGTTVMIINPGLGDKKMVSDTDAMLLSYQNEAGSSSEKELPVDWVQSDLNVKDYKTGVRLRIEHPKEVAQVTWHDFGDFFATVMHEGQRQAVLVHRLTTRHSQSPFSKSKGWVQCVKFHQRRTGGGKTMTMLYVATQRFVRQYDLVKQKMVKKLQTNCKWVSSMDIHPGGDNVIVGSFDCKNAWFDLDLSTKPYQTLRHHRGAVRQVAYHSRYPLFASASDDGSIIVCHGKVYSDLLLNPLIVPVKVLRGHAITKRLGVMDCAFHPKQPWIFSAGADGTIRLYS; encoded by the exons ATGAGGGACTACGGTGGTTTGAAAG CAACTGAGCAAGCAGCAAAGATGAACACATTGAAGAGGCCTCACGCAGCTTCTGACACTTCAGAGGAAGAGGAACTACCT GATGACTACACATCAAACAGTGATGAAAACATGGAGGACACTGACAGTGAGGATGAGGACGCCACTGACAgcagtgatgatgatgagagtGAAGAGGATGGTGACAGTGGCAAAGAAGTCAATGATAATGATCCAGACGGTGATACTGGCATAGACTCTATATCAGAGGTAGATGAGGAGGAACTAAATTCAGCAGTGAATCAG gATTCCTCTGTTGCGTCCAAAGCTGTAAATGAATATGCAGAAGACTCCTCAGATGAAGAG GACATCAAGAACACAGTGGGGAACATTCCGTTGGAGTGGTACAAGGAGTATGACCACCTTGGGTATGACGTTCGGGGAAACAAAATCATTAAGCCACAGCAAGGAGATGGAATCGATGAATTTCTCAACAAAATGGAGGACCCGGACTACTG GCGTACTGTGACAGACAAGTGGACAGGGGAGAAAACTGTGCTGAGCAAAGAGGATGTTGAGCTGATCAAAAAGTTGCAGAAGGGAGGAAACCCATCAGCTTCAGAAGAAATGTATCCT gaATGGATTGACTTCTTCTCTGGGGAAGAGATGATGCACCCCGTCACCAACCGACCGATGGACAAACGTTCTTTTATCCCTTCAAAATGGGAAAGGCTGAAG GTGGGTAAGATGGTTCACGCCATCAAGATGGGCTGGATGAAACCTCGTCAACAGAAGACAccagaagaggaggaagaagacaaACGGAAACGTTACGACTTGTGGTCTGACGAGGCTGAAGACGGTATTCTGAGACGATACCGCCAACACATTCCAGCTCCAAAGCTACCACTGCCCGGCCATGTGGAGTCTTACAATCCGCCACCAGAATATCTATTGACTAAGGAAGAA GAAGAGAAGTGGACAGAACAGGAACCAGAAGAGAGGCGGATCAACTTCTTACCTCAGAAATATTCCTGCATGCGACTGGTACCTGCGTATTCAAAATTTATCAACGAGCGCTTTGAGCGTTGCCTGGATCTGTACTTGTGTGCACGCCAGCGGAAGATGAAG atGAATGTCAATCCTGAAGATTTGATACCCAAGCTGCCCAAACCCAAAGATCTGCAGCCTTTCCCAACCACACAAGCTTTG GTGTATAAAGGTCACGAAGACATGGTTCGTTGCATCTGTCCAGATCCAAGCGGCCAGTGGTTGGTGTCAG GGTCTGATGACGGCACGGTCAGATTCTGGGAAGTTGCGACAGCTCGCTGTCTGAAAACTGTGGAGGTCAGCAGTCGTGTGACATGTGTGGCTTGGAACCCCAACGAAAAACACTGCCTGGTAGCCGtcagtgt tggtACGACTGTCATGATTATCAACCCAGGGCTGGGAGATAAGAAGATGGTGTCAGACACTGATGCCATGCTGCTGTCCTACCAAAATGAGGCTGGATCATCCTCTG AGAAGGAGCTTCCAGTTGACTGGGTCCAGTCTGACCTGAACGTCAAGGACTACAAGACAGGAGTTCGTCTTAGGATAGAGCATCCGAAG GAAGTGGCACAGGTGACATGGCATGACTTCGGAGACTTTTTTGCCACGGTCATGCATGAGGGACAAAGACAGGCTGTACTAGTTCACAGGCTGACCACCAGACATTCCCAG AGCCCTTTCTCAAAGTCGAAGGGATGGGTACAGTGTGTGAAGTTCCATCAAAGGCGAACCGGTGGCGGCAAGACAATGACCATGCTCTATGTTGCG ACTCAAAGGTTTGTGCGGCAGTACGACCTGGTAAAGCAGAAGATGGTGAAGAAACTTCAGACCAACTGTAAATGGGTCTCCAGCATGGACATACACCCAGGAG GTGATAACGTGATTGTCGGCAGCTTTGACTGCAAGAATGCCTGGTTTGACCTGGATCTATCAACAAAACCATATCAGACACTCAG ACATCACAGAGGAGCAGTGAGACAGGTTGCCTACCACAGCAGATACCCCTTGTTTGCCTCCGCTTCTGATGATGGCTCTATCATTGTCTGTCATGGCAAAGTTTACAG TGACCTTCTGCTGAACCCACTGATCGTGCCAGTCAAGGTTCTGCGGGGACACGCAATCACCAAGAGGCTTGGCGTCATGGACTGTGCCTTCCACCCCAAGCAGCCCTGGATCTTTTCTGCTGGTGCTGACGGTACCATCAGGCTCTACTCTTGA